DNA sequence from the Selenomonas timonae genome:
GTCTGCCCGATGACGGCAAGACGGTGCTCTATGACGGGCGCACGGGTGAGCCGTTCGAGAACCGCGTCACGGTCGGCTGCGTCTATATGCTGAAGCTGCACCATCTCGTTGACGACAAGATTCACGCGCGCTCCACGGGTCCGTACTCGCTCGTCACGCAGCAGCCGCTCGGCGGCAAGGCGCAGTTCGGCGGACAGCGCTTCGGCGAGATGGAGGTCTGGGCGCTCGAGGCATACGGCGCGGCGTACACCCTGCAGGAGATCCTGACGGTGAAGTCCGACGACGTGGTCGGGCGTGTCAAGGCATATGAGTCGATTGTCAAGGGCGACAACATCCCCGAGCCGGGGGTTCCGGAGTCCTTTAAGGTGCTCATCAAGGAACTGCAGGCGATCGGCCTCGACATCAAGGTGCTCAACGAGGACGCGAAGGAAATTGCGATTCGCGACGAGGAGGACGAGGACATCGGGGAGAAGGCACGCTCGCTCGAGCTCGATGTCGAGGGCGTCGATGAGACCGGCGCAGCTCCACCCCCTGCGGAGGACTCCTACGATGAGGAGGACGGCGCTGATGAGGGGGGCTCGGACGAGGATCTCATCGCACACATTGATACAGACGAACAAATTTCGGACGATATGGATACGATTCTGCACGGCGGACTCGATGAGCTCGATGCGTCGAACGAGGATGATCTGGACGTCTGATTCTAGGAAGGGAGTGGCATCTGTTGCTGGATGTAAACAATTTTGACTCAATGCGGATTGGACTCGCTTCCCCCGATAAAATTCGTGAGTGGTCGCACGGCGAGGTAAAGAAGCCCGAGACCATCAACTACCGCACGCTCAAGCCCGAGCGCGACGGCCTCTTCTGTGAGCGCATCTTCGGACCGACGCGCGACTGGGAGTGCCACTGCGGAAAGTACAAGCGCATCCGCTACAAGGGCGTTGTCTGCGATCGCTGCGGCGTCGAGGTGACGCGTGCAAAGGTGCGCCGTGAGCGCATGGGACATATCGAGCTGGCTGCGCCCGTCTCGCATATCTGGTATTTCAAGGGCATCCCGAGCCGCATGGGACTCATCCTCGATGTGTCCCCGCGCTCCCTCGAGAAGGTGCTTTATTTCGCCTACTACATCGTCATTGATGCGGGCGAGACGGATCTCAAGAAAAAGGAACTGCTCTCCGAGCGCGAGTACCATGACGCGCTTGAGAAGTATGGCAATACCTTCCGCGTCGGCATGGGCGCAGAGGCAATCAAGGAGCTGCTCGAGGAACTCGATCTCGAGCAGATGAGCGAGCAGCTCAGGAGTGACGTGCGCACGACCTCCGGTCAGAAAAAGGTGCGTGCGATCCGCCGCCTCGAGGTGGTGGAGGCGTTCCGCAAGTCGGGCAATAAGCCCTCGTGGATGATTATGGACGTTGTTCCTGTGATTCCGCCCGATCTGCGCCCGATGGTGCAGCTCGACGGCGGGCGTTTTGCGACATCTGACCTCAACGACCTCTACCGCCGCGTCATCAACCGCAACAACCGTCTGCGCCGTCTGCTCGACCTCGGTGCGCCCGACATCATCGTACGCAACGAGAAGCGTATGCTGCAGGAGGCGGTGGATGCGCTGATCGACAACGGCCGCCGCGGCCGACCCGTCACGGGACCCGGCAACCGTGCGCTGAAGTCGCTCTCGGATATGCTCAAGGGCAAGCAGGGGCGCTTCCGTCAGAACCTGCTCGGCAAGCGCGTCGACTACTCGGGGCGCTCTGTTATCGTCGTCGGGCCTGAGCTGAAACTGCACCAGTGCGGTCTGCCGAAGGAGATGGCGCTCGAGCTCTTCAAGCCGTTCGTCATGAAGAAGCTGCAGGCAGACGGCGCGGCGCACAACATCAAGTCGGCAAAGCGCATGGTTGAGCGCGCGCGTCCCGAGGTCTGGGACGTGCTCGAGGATGTCATCAAGGAGCACCCCGTGCTTCTCAACCGCGCACCGACGCTGCACCGCCTCGGCATTCAGGCATTTGAGCCTGTCCTGACCGAAGGGCGCGCGCTGAAGCTGCACCCGCTCGCGTGTACGGCGTACAACGCGGACTTTGACGGAGACCAGATGGCAATCCATCTGCCGCTCTCGGCAGAGGCGCAGACGGAGGCGCGCGTGCTCATGCTCGCGGCGAACCACATCCTCGCGCCGAAGGACGGCAAGCCCATCATCGTTCCCTCGCAGGACATGGTGCTCGGCTCGTACTACCTCACGAAGGTGCGCCCGGGTGCAAAGGGCGAGGGCAAGGTCTTTACGGGCATTGCAGAGGCACTCCTCGCCTACCAGGAGAAGGTGCTCGATCTGCAGGCGGAGATCCGCGTGCAGGTCGCGGGCTACGGACTCGTCCGCAGCTCTCTCGGTCGTCTCATCTTCAGCGAGATCCTGCCCGATGAGCTTCGTCACTATCGTCAGGATGCGGAGACGGGTGAGTGGAGCCTTGGCGTTCTCATGAACAAGAAGGAGCTCGGCAAGCTCGTTGCAAACTGCTACGATCACTTTGGCGCGACCAAGACCGCTGAGGTCATCGACAATGTGAAAAATCTCGGCTACCACTATGCCTGCATCGCGGGCATGACGGTCGCTGTCTCTGATGTCATCGTGCCGCCGAAGAAGAAGGATATCATCGCGGACACACAGGCACTCGTCAACAAGGTCGAGCGCCAGTTCGGCCGCGGTCTGATTACAGAGGACGAGCGCTACAAGAAGGTTGTCCAGCTCTGGACAAAGGCGACGGACGACGTTGCGGATGCGATGATGGAAAACATGGATCCGTTCAACCCCATCTTTATGATGGCGGACTCAGGCGCACGCGGCAATAAGCAGCAGATGCGTCAGCTCGCGGGTATGCGCGGTCTGATGGCTGACCCGTCGGGTAAGATCATCGACCTACCGATCACGGCGAATTTCCGCGAGGGACTCACCGTTTCCGATTACTTCATCTCCTCGCACGGCGCACGCAAGGGTCTTGCCGATACGGCGCTCCGTACGGCGGACTCGGGCTATCTCACGCGCCGTCTCGTCGACGTGGCACAGGATGTCATCGTTCGCGAGGAGGATTGCGATGTTTCCGCGATCAACCTCCTGCAGGTGCGCGCGCGGCTCGCGGAGTCTGCGTTTGACGCGCTTGAGCTTCTGGTTGACAGCCTGATGGGCAGACTCCTGGCGGCGGCGATCTATGATCCCGAGACGAAGGAAGTGCTCTACCCGCAGGATACCGTCCTCGACGACGAGGTGCTCGAGACCATCGGTGAGCGTGATGTGCGCGAGCTCATGGTGCGCGGCTCTTCCGTGAATGTGGAGGGCGCCGTCAGTAACGCAATGGTGACGGAGAGCATCACACTTGGTGAGCCGGATGCGAAGAAGCGCAAGAAAGCGCGTGCGGCGATTGTTCGCGAACTCAGCGGCAAGGAGGTTGTGCGCGAGGCCGTTCTTGATGACGGCACTGTGCTCGCCGCCGCGAGTGAGTTCCTCACGGACAAGTCGGTCGAAGCCATCATCGACTCGGAGCTGCATGAGCTCCATATCCGCAACAACAACGTGCGCGGTATTGAGGTCGAGGCGATCACCGAGGGCACGGGCGTCATTGAATCGCTTGCTGACCGCATTGTCGGCCGCGTGCTCGCGGAGGACATTGTGGACGAGGCAACGGGTGAGACGATCGCACATATCAACGACCCCGTGGACGAGGCTCTCGCAAAGCGGATCGAGGGCGTGCGCAAGCGCGTTTCCATCCGCAGCGTGCTGACCTGTAAGTCACAGTTCGGTGTTTGCATGAAATGCTATGGCCGCGACCTCGCCAATCAGGCAGAGGTCGAGATCGGCGAGGCGGTCGGCATCATTGCCGCGCAGTCGATCGGCGAGCCGGGCACACAGCTCACGATGCGTACGTTCCACTCGGGCGGTGTCGCAGGTGATGATATCACCCAGGGTCTGCCGCGCGTCGAGGAGCTCTTCGAGGCACGCAAGCCCAAGCACAACGCGA
Encoded proteins:
- the rpoC gene encoding DNA-directed RNA polymerase subunit beta'; amino-acid sequence: MRIGLASPDKIREWSHGEVKKPETINYRTLKPERDGLFCERIFGPTRDWECHCGKYKRIRYKGVVCDRCGVEVTRAKVRRERMGHIELAAPVSHIWYFKGIPSRMGLILDVSPRSLEKVLYFAYYIVIDAGETDLKKKELLSEREYHDALEKYGNTFRVGMGAEAIKELLEELDLEQMSEQLRSDVRTTSGQKKVRAIRRLEVVEAFRKSGNKPSWMIMDVVPVIPPDLRPMVQLDGGRFATSDLNDLYRRVINRNNRLRRLLDLGAPDIIVRNEKRMLQEAVDALIDNGRRGRPVTGPGNRALKSLSDMLKGKQGRFRQNLLGKRVDYSGRSVIVVGPELKLHQCGLPKEMALELFKPFVMKKLQADGAAHNIKSAKRMVERARPEVWDVLEDVIKEHPVLLNRAPTLHRLGIQAFEPVLTEGRALKLHPLACTAYNADFDGDQMAIHLPLSAEAQTEARVLMLAANHILAPKDGKPIIVPSQDMVLGSYYLTKVRPGAKGEGKVFTGIAEALLAYQEKVLDLQAEIRVQVAGYGLVRSSLGRLIFSEILPDELRHYRQDAETGEWSLGVLMNKKELGKLVANCYDHFGATKTAEVIDNVKNLGYHYACIAGMTVAVSDVIVPPKKKDIIADTQALVNKVERQFGRGLITEDERYKKVVQLWTKATDDVADAMMENMDPFNPIFMMADSGARGNKQQMRQLAGMRGLMADPSGKIIDLPITANFREGLTVSDYFISSHGARKGLADTALRTADSGYLTRRLVDVAQDVIVREEDCDVSAINLLQVRARLAESAFDALELLVDSLMGRLLAAAIYDPETKEVLYPQDTVLDDEVLETIGERDVRELMVRGSSVNVEGAVSNAMVTESITLGEPDAKKRKKARAAIVRELSGKEVVREAVLDDGTVLAAASEFLTDKSVEAIIDSELHELHIRNNNVRGIEVEAITEGTGVIESLADRIVGRVLAEDIVDEATGETIAHINDPVDEALAKRIEGVRKRVSIRSVLTCKSQFGVCMKCYGRDLANQAEVEIGEAVGIIAAQSIGEPGTQLTMRTFHSGGVAGDDITQGLPRVEELFEARKPKHNAIIAENEGVVSIEDTGKGMRTVTITPEGGTPREYAVPFGARMAVRDGVVLKPGDKITEGSINPHDILRVCGLQATQRYLVYEVQKVYKSQGVEINDKHIEVMVRQMLHKVKIEESGTTEFLPGEYIEINAFEAANTKAIEEDGEPAVAKPILLGITKASLATDSFLSAASFQETTRVLTDAAIKGKIDPLVGLKENVIIGKLIPAGTGMTRYRNLDIVDFAPQVVEEAEEEEIVEEVHEEVDLSRLEQLTN